The following is a genomic window from Luteolibacter yonseiensis.
CCGGCACCATCTCCCGCAGCGACCGCAGCAGGCCCGCGCCATGGGCATCCCCGCTCAATTCCCCCGCGACCACGTAAACCCGTTCTGCCATGCGGCGCGAGGCTCCCGCCCCGGCGGTGAAAAATCCAGCCAATTCCCCGCAACCCGCCCGCAGGCAAGGAAATCCGCCAACTTGCAGACTTCCGCATTGATTTCGACGCCGCTGCCGCTTTGATCGGGGTCCCGCAGCCCTGCAAATTTTCAACCATGTCCGCTGACCCCAAAGAAACCGCCGTCCCGCTTGCCGAAATTTCCCAAGGGCCGAATGCCTTCGAAGCGTTTCTCGACAGGAATCAGAAGGGCCTCGTCGCCTTCGCCGCAGCCCTCGCCCTCGGTGCCGCCGGGGTGGTCGTCTACCGCGGCATCGCCCAAGGCACGCGGGAAGCCGCGGGTGCCGCCCTCGTCAAGGCGGAGAGCTCCGCCGCCTATCAGGCGGTGGCGGACGGCCATGCGGACACCTCCGCCGCCGGCAGCGCCCTCGTCCTCCTCGCGAACCAGCAATGGATCGTGAACGAGAAGGACAACTCCGTCGCCACCCTCCAGAAATTCATTTCCACCTACCCGGAGCATCCCGCCATCTACTCCGCCAAGGCGAACCTCGGCTCCAAGCTGATGGCCTTGGGCAAAACCGGGGATGCCACCAAGATTCTTGAAGAACTCGTCTCCACCCCGGAGGCCAAGTACATCGCCCCCTTCGCCCTCGTCTCCCTCGGAGACATCGCGAAAACCGGCGGAGACCTCGCCAAGGCCGAGGAATCCTACAAGAAGGTGCAGTCCGACTACCCGGACAGCCCCTTCTCCCAGACCGCCAGCCAGCGCCTCCTCGTCCTCAAGGCCAAGTCCCCCTTGGAAATCGAGCCGCCTCCGGCTCCCCCCGCCCCTCCCGCACCCGGTGGTGCCGGAGCGCCCCCTTCCCTGACTCCCGCACCGACCTCCGTCGTGCCGAGCCTGGAAGTCCCCGTGGAACCCCCGGTCCAGGCGCCGGTGGAAGAACCCGCCGCCCCGAAGCCGTAAGACAGCAATCGATTTGACATCCCACTAACTCCAACCACTCTTTACCACCGTGTTTAAAAAAGTAATCGGCCACGACAACAGCGAAGCCCAGCGCTCCGCCCCACCCCTTCCGGAAACCAGCCACCCGGCCCCCGTCTCCGCACCCGCGCCCGCCCCGTCCTACGGCGCGCCGCAGCAGCCCGCCGCCTCCGCAGCGGCCCGCCCCGCCACCGCAGGCACCACCCGCAACGTCCTTTCCACCGACGTGGAGATCAAAGGCACCGTGAAATTCACCAACGATCTCGTCGTGGACGGCAAGATCGAGGGTGAGATCCAGTCGGACGGAAACCTCACCGTCGGCGAGAACGCCCGCATCAAGGCCGAGATCAAGACCGCCACCGTCATCGTCTACGGCAAGGTCCATGGCAACCTCACCGCCACCGACCGCATCGAACTCAAGGCCAGCGCCGAAGTCGTCGGCGACATCAAGGCCAAGACCCTCTCCATCGAGGCAGGTGCCATCTTCGTCGGAAAATCCAC
Proteins encoded in this region:
- a CDS encoding tetratricopeptide repeat protein — its product is MSADPKETAVPLAEISQGPNAFEAFLDRNQKGLVAFAAALALGAAGVVVYRGIAQGTREAAGAALVKAESSAAYQAVADGHADTSAAGSALVLLANQQWIVNEKDNSVATLQKFISTYPEHPAIYSAKANLGSKLMALGKTGDATKILEELVSTPEAKYIAPFALVSLGDIAKTGGDLAKAEESYKKVQSDYPDSPFSQTASQRLLVLKAKSPLEIEPPPAPPAPPAPGGAGAPPSLTPAPTSVVPSLEVPVEPPVQAPVEEPAAPKP
- a CDS encoding polymer-forming cytoskeletal protein yields the protein MFKKVIGHDNSEAQRSAPPLPETSHPAPVSAPAPAPSYGAPQQPAASAAARPATAGTTRNVLSTDVEIKGTVKFTNDLVVDGKIEGEIQSDGNLTVGENARIKAEIKTATVIVYGKVHGNLTATDRIELKASAEVVGDIKAKTLSIEAGAIFVGKSTVGTPANLPAAAPAKAATPEAPKQGDLTGTGV